The Pan troglodytes isolate AG18354 chromosome 1, NHGRI_mPanTro3-v2.0_pri, whole genome shotgun sequence genome includes a region encoding these proteins:
- the RNPC3 gene encoding RNA-binding region-containing protein 3 isoform X1 produces MAAPEQPLAISRGCTSSSSLSPPRGDRTLLVRHLPAELTAEEKEDLLKYFGAQSVRVLSDKGRLKHTAFATFPNEKAAIKALTRLHQLKLLGHTLVVEFAKEQDRVHSPCPTSGSEKKKRSDDPVEDDKEKKELGYLTVENGIAPNHGLTFPLNSCLKYMYPPPSSTILANIVNALASVPKFYVQVLHLMNKMNLPTPFGPITVRPPMYEDYMPLHAPLPPTSPQPPEEPPLPDEDEELSSEESEYESTDDEDRQRMNKLMELANLQPKRPKTIKQRHVRKKRKIKDMLNTPLCPSHSSLHPVLLPSDVFDQPQPVGNKRIEFHISTDMPAAFKKDLEKEQNCEEKNHDLPATEVDASNIGFGKIFPKPNLDITEEIKEDSDEMPSECISRRELEKGRISREEMETLSVFRSYEPGEPNCRIYVKNLAKHVQEKDLKYIFGRYVDFSSETQRIMFDIRLMKEGRMKGQAFIGLPNEKAAAKALKEANGYVLFGKPMVVQFARSARPKQDPKEGKRKC; encoded by the exons ATGGCAGCTCCCGAGCAGCCGCTTGCGATATCAAGGGGATGCACGAGCTCCTCCTCGCTTTCCCCGCCTCGGGGCGACCGAACCCTTCTGGTCAGGCACCTGCCGGCTGAGCTTACTGCTGAGGAGAAAGAGGACTTGCTGAAGTACTTCGGGGCTCAGTCTGTGCGGGTCCTGTCAGATAAGGGGCGACTG AAACATACAGCTTTTGCCACATTCCCTAATGAAAAAGCAGCTATAAAG GCATTGACAAGACTCCATCAACTGAAACTTTTAGGTCATACTTTAGTCGTTGAATTTGCAAAAGAGCAAGATCGAGTTCACTCCCCATGTCCCACTTcaggctctgaaaaaaaaaaaag GTCTGATGACCCTGTGGAAgatgataaagaaaagaaagaacttggTTATTTAACAGTAGAAAATGGAATTGCACCAAACCATGG gcTGACTTTTCCTTTAAATTCATGCCTCAAGTATATGTACCCACCACCTTCCAGCACAATCCTAGCAAACATTGTAAATGCCTTGGCAAGTGTGCCTAAGTTCTATGTACAG GTCCTTCATCttatgaataaaatgaatttgCCCACACCTTTTGGACCAATTACTGTGCGACCTCCCATG tATGAAGACTATATGCCATTGCATGCACCTCTTCCACCCACATCTCCTCAGCCACCTGAGGAACCTCCTTTGCCAGACGAGGATGAGGAATTATCTAGTGAAGAATCAGAATATGAAAGCACTGATGATGAGGACCGACAGAG AATGAACAAATTAATGGAACTAGCAAATCTTCAGCCCAaaagacctaaaacaataaagCAGCGCCAtgtgagaaaaaagagaaaaataaaggatatgtTGAATACACCTTTGTGTCCTTCACACAG CAGTTTACATCCAGTGCTGTTACCTTCAGATGTATTTGACCAACCACAACCTGTAGGTAATAAAAGAATTGAATTCCATATATCTACCGACATGCCAGCTGCATTTAAGAAAGATttagaaaaggaacaaaattgtgaggaaaaaaatcatg ATTTACCTGCTACTGAAGTTGATGCATCCAATATAggatttggaaaaatcttcccCAAACCTAATTTGGACATCACAGAGGAGATTAAAGAAGACTCTGATGAAATGCCTTCAGAATGTATTTCTAGAAGGGAATTGGAAAAGGGCAGAATTTCTAGAGAAG aaatgGAAACACTTTCAGTTTTCAGAAGTTATGAACCGGGTGAACCAAACTGTAGAATTTATGTAAAGAATTTAGCTAAACATGTTCAAGAAAAG gaccttaaatatatttttggaagATATGTTGACTTTTCATCAGAAACACAGCGGATCAT GTTTGATATACGTTTGATGAAAGAAGGTCGTATGAAAGGACAAGCTTTCATTGGACTTCCTAATGAAAAAGCAGCAGCAAAAGCCTTAAAGGAAGCTAATGGATATGTGCTTTTTGGAAAACCCATGGTGGTT cagTTTGCTCGATCTGCTAGACCAAAACAAGATcctaaggaaggaaaaagaaagtgttaa
- the RNPC3 gene encoding RNA-binding region-containing protein 3 isoform X4 encodes MAAPEQPLAISRGCTSSSSLSPPRGDRTLLVRHLPAELTAEEKEDLLKYFGAQSVRVLSDKGRLKHTAFATFPNEKAAIKALTRLHQLKLLGHTLVVEFAKEQDRVHSPCPTSGSEKKKRSDDPVEDDKEKKELGYLTVENGIAPNHGLTFPLNSCLKYMYPPPSSTILANIVNALASVPKFYVQVLHLMNKMNLPTPFGPITVRPPMYEDYMPLHAPLPPTSPQPPEEPPLPDEDEELSSEESEYESTDDEDRQRMNKLMELANLQPKRPKTIKQRHVRKKRKIKDMLNTPLCPSHSLHPVLLPSDVFDQPQPVGNKRIEFHISTDMPAAFKKDLEKEQNCEEKNHGFGKIFPKPNLDITEEIKEDSDEMPSECISRRELEKGRISREEMETLSVFRSYEPGEPNCRIYVKNLAKHVQEKDLKYIFGRYVDFSSETQRIMFDIRLMKEGRMKGQAFIGLPNEKAAAKALKEANGYVLFGKPMVVQFARSARPKQDPKEGKRKC; translated from the exons ATGGCAGCTCCCGAGCAGCCGCTTGCGATATCAAGGGGATGCACGAGCTCCTCCTCGCTTTCCCCGCCTCGGGGCGACCGAACCCTTCTGGTCAGGCACCTGCCGGCTGAGCTTACTGCTGAGGAGAAAGAGGACTTGCTGAAGTACTTCGGGGCTCAGTCTGTGCGGGTCCTGTCAGATAAGGGGCGACTG AAACATACAGCTTTTGCCACATTCCCTAATGAAAAAGCAGCTATAAAG GCATTGACAAGACTCCATCAACTGAAACTTTTAGGTCATACTTTAGTCGTTGAATTTGCAAAAGAGCAAGATCGAGTTCACTCCCCATGTCCCACTTcaggctctgaaaaaaaaaaaag GTCTGATGACCCTGTGGAAgatgataaagaaaagaaagaacttggTTATTTAACAGTAGAAAATGGAATTGCACCAAACCATGG gcTGACTTTTCCTTTAAATTCATGCCTCAAGTATATGTACCCACCACCTTCCAGCACAATCCTAGCAAACATTGTAAATGCCTTGGCAAGTGTGCCTAAGTTCTATGTACAG GTCCTTCATCttatgaataaaatgaatttgCCCACACCTTTTGGACCAATTACTGTGCGACCTCCCATG tATGAAGACTATATGCCATTGCATGCACCTCTTCCACCCACATCTCCTCAGCCACCTGAGGAACCTCCTTTGCCAGACGAGGATGAGGAATTATCTAGTGAAGAATCAGAATATGAAAGCACTGATGATGAGGACCGACAGAG AATGAACAAATTAATGGAACTAGCAAATCTTCAGCCCAaaagacctaaaacaataaagCAGCGCCAtgtgagaaaaaagagaaaaataaaggatatgtTGAATACACCTTTGTGTCCTTCACACAG TTTACATCCAGTGCTGTTACCTTCAGATGTATTTGACCAACCACAACCTGTAGGTAATAAAAGAATTGAATTCCATATATCTACCGACATGCCAGCTGCATTTAAGAAAGATttagaaaaggaacaaaattgtgaggaaaaaaatcatg gatttggaaaaatcttcccCAAACCTAATTTGGACATCACAGAGGAGATTAAAGAAGACTCTGATGAAATGCCTTCAGAATGTATTTCTAGAAGGGAATTGGAAAAGGGCAGAATTTCTAGAGAAG aaatgGAAACACTTTCAGTTTTCAGAAGTTATGAACCGGGTGAACCAAACTGTAGAATTTATGTAAAGAATTTAGCTAAACATGTTCAAGAAAAG gaccttaaatatatttttggaagATATGTTGACTTTTCATCAGAAACACAGCGGATCAT GTTTGATATACGTTTGATGAAAGAAGGTCGTATGAAAGGACAAGCTTTCATTGGACTTCCTAATGAAAAAGCAGCAGCAAAAGCCTTAAAGGAAGCTAATGGATATGTGCTTTTTGGAAAACCCATGGTGGTT cagTTTGCTCGATCTGCTAGACCAAAACAAGATcctaaggaaggaaaaagaaagtgttaa
- the RNPC3 gene encoding RNA-binding region-containing protein 3 isoform X3, with translation MAAPEQPLAISRGCTSSSSLSPPRGDRTLLVRHLPAELTAEEKEDLLKYFGAQSVRVLSDKGRLKHTAFATFPNEKAAIKALTRLHQLKLLGHTLVVEFAKEQDRVHSPCPTSGSEKKKRSDDPVEDDKEKKELGYLTVENGIAPNHGLTFPLNSCLKYMYPPPSSTILANIVNALASVPKFYVQVLHLMNKMNLPTPFGPITVRPPMYEDYMPLHAPLPPTSPQPPEEPPLPDEDEELSSEESEYESTDDEDRQRMNKLMELANLQPKRPKTIKQRHVRKKRKIKDMLNTPLCPSHSSLHPVLLPSDVFDQPQPVGNKRIEFHISTDMPAAFKKDLEKEQNCEEKNHGFGKIFPKPNLDITEEIKEDSDEMPSECISRRELEKGRISREEMETLSVFRSYEPGEPNCRIYVKNLAKHVQEKDLKYIFGRYVDFSSETQRIMFDIRLMKEGRMKGQAFIGLPNEKAAAKALKEANGYVLFGKPMVVQFARSARPKQDPKEGKRKC, from the exons ATGGCAGCTCCCGAGCAGCCGCTTGCGATATCAAGGGGATGCACGAGCTCCTCCTCGCTTTCCCCGCCTCGGGGCGACCGAACCCTTCTGGTCAGGCACCTGCCGGCTGAGCTTACTGCTGAGGAGAAAGAGGACTTGCTGAAGTACTTCGGGGCTCAGTCTGTGCGGGTCCTGTCAGATAAGGGGCGACTG AAACATACAGCTTTTGCCACATTCCCTAATGAAAAAGCAGCTATAAAG GCATTGACAAGACTCCATCAACTGAAACTTTTAGGTCATACTTTAGTCGTTGAATTTGCAAAAGAGCAAGATCGAGTTCACTCCCCATGTCCCACTTcaggctctgaaaaaaaaaaaag GTCTGATGACCCTGTGGAAgatgataaagaaaagaaagaacttggTTATTTAACAGTAGAAAATGGAATTGCACCAAACCATGG gcTGACTTTTCCTTTAAATTCATGCCTCAAGTATATGTACCCACCACCTTCCAGCACAATCCTAGCAAACATTGTAAATGCCTTGGCAAGTGTGCCTAAGTTCTATGTACAG GTCCTTCATCttatgaataaaatgaatttgCCCACACCTTTTGGACCAATTACTGTGCGACCTCCCATG tATGAAGACTATATGCCATTGCATGCACCTCTTCCACCCACATCTCCTCAGCCACCTGAGGAACCTCCTTTGCCAGACGAGGATGAGGAATTATCTAGTGAAGAATCAGAATATGAAAGCACTGATGATGAGGACCGACAGAG AATGAACAAATTAATGGAACTAGCAAATCTTCAGCCCAaaagacctaaaacaataaagCAGCGCCAtgtgagaaaaaagagaaaaataaaggatatgtTGAATACACCTTTGTGTCCTTCACACAG CAGTTTACATCCAGTGCTGTTACCTTCAGATGTATTTGACCAACCACAACCTGTAGGTAATAAAAGAATTGAATTCCATATATCTACCGACATGCCAGCTGCATTTAAGAAAGATttagaaaaggaacaaaattgtgaggaaaaaaatcatg gatttggaaaaatcttcccCAAACCTAATTTGGACATCACAGAGGAGATTAAAGAAGACTCTGATGAAATGCCTTCAGAATGTATTTCTAGAAGGGAATTGGAAAAGGGCAGAATTTCTAGAGAAG aaatgGAAACACTTTCAGTTTTCAGAAGTTATGAACCGGGTGAACCAAACTGTAGAATTTATGTAAAGAATTTAGCTAAACATGTTCAAGAAAAG gaccttaaatatatttttggaagATATGTTGACTTTTCATCAGAAACACAGCGGATCAT GTTTGATATACGTTTGATGAAAGAAGGTCGTATGAAAGGACAAGCTTTCATTGGACTTCCTAATGAAAAAGCAGCAGCAAAAGCCTTAAAGGAAGCTAATGGATATGTGCTTTTTGGAAAACCCATGGTGGTT cagTTTGCTCGATCTGCTAGACCAAAACAAGATcctaaggaaggaaaaagaaagtgttaa
- the RNPC3 gene encoding RNA-binding region-containing protein 3 isoform X2 produces MAAPEQPLAISRGCTSSSSLSPPRGDRTLLVRHLPAELTAEEKEDLLKYFGAQSVRVLSDKGRLKHTAFATFPNEKAAIKALTRLHQLKLLGHTLVVEFAKEQDRVHSPCPTSGSEKKKRSDDPVEDDKEKKELGYLTVENGIAPNHGLTFPLNSCLKYMYPPPSSTILANIVNALASVPKFYVQVLHLMNKMNLPTPFGPITVRPPMYEDYMPLHAPLPPTSPQPPEEPPLPDEDEELSSEESEYESTDDEDRQRMNKLMELANLQPKRPKTIKQRHVRKKRKIKDMLNTPLCPSHSLHPVLLPSDVFDQPQPVGNKRIEFHISTDMPAAFKKDLEKEQNCEEKNHDLPATEVDASNIGFGKIFPKPNLDITEEIKEDSDEMPSECISRRELEKGRISREEMETLSVFRSYEPGEPNCRIYVKNLAKHVQEKDLKYIFGRYVDFSSETQRIMFDIRLMKEGRMKGQAFIGLPNEKAAAKALKEANGYVLFGKPMVVQFARSARPKQDPKEGKRKC; encoded by the exons ATGGCAGCTCCCGAGCAGCCGCTTGCGATATCAAGGGGATGCACGAGCTCCTCCTCGCTTTCCCCGCCTCGGGGCGACCGAACCCTTCTGGTCAGGCACCTGCCGGCTGAGCTTACTGCTGAGGAGAAAGAGGACTTGCTGAAGTACTTCGGGGCTCAGTCTGTGCGGGTCCTGTCAGATAAGGGGCGACTG AAACATACAGCTTTTGCCACATTCCCTAATGAAAAAGCAGCTATAAAG GCATTGACAAGACTCCATCAACTGAAACTTTTAGGTCATACTTTAGTCGTTGAATTTGCAAAAGAGCAAGATCGAGTTCACTCCCCATGTCCCACTTcaggctctgaaaaaaaaaaaag GTCTGATGACCCTGTGGAAgatgataaagaaaagaaagaacttggTTATTTAACAGTAGAAAATGGAATTGCACCAAACCATGG gcTGACTTTTCCTTTAAATTCATGCCTCAAGTATATGTACCCACCACCTTCCAGCACAATCCTAGCAAACATTGTAAATGCCTTGGCAAGTGTGCCTAAGTTCTATGTACAG GTCCTTCATCttatgaataaaatgaatttgCCCACACCTTTTGGACCAATTACTGTGCGACCTCCCATG tATGAAGACTATATGCCATTGCATGCACCTCTTCCACCCACATCTCCTCAGCCACCTGAGGAACCTCCTTTGCCAGACGAGGATGAGGAATTATCTAGTGAAGAATCAGAATATGAAAGCACTGATGATGAGGACCGACAGAG AATGAACAAATTAATGGAACTAGCAAATCTTCAGCCCAaaagacctaaaacaataaagCAGCGCCAtgtgagaaaaaagagaaaaataaaggatatgtTGAATACACCTTTGTGTCCTTCACACAG TTTACATCCAGTGCTGTTACCTTCAGATGTATTTGACCAACCACAACCTGTAGGTAATAAAAGAATTGAATTCCATATATCTACCGACATGCCAGCTGCATTTAAGAAAGATttagaaaaggaacaaaattgtgaggaaaaaaatcatg ATTTACCTGCTACTGAAGTTGATGCATCCAATATAggatttggaaaaatcttcccCAAACCTAATTTGGACATCACAGAGGAGATTAAAGAAGACTCTGATGAAATGCCTTCAGAATGTATTTCTAGAAGGGAATTGGAAAAGGGCAGAATTTCTAGAGAAG aaatgGAAACACTTTCAGTTTTCAGAAGTTATGAACCGGGTGAACCAAACTGTAGAATTTATGTAAAGAATTTAGCTAAACATGTTCAAGAAAAG gaccttaaatatatttttggaagATATGTTGACTTTTCATCAGAAACACAGCGGATCAT GTTTGATATACGTTTGATGAAAGAAGGTCGTATGAAAGGACAAGCTTTCATTGGACTTCCTAATGAAAAAGCAGCAGCAAAAGCCTTAAAGGAAGCTAATGGATATGTGCTTTTTGGAAAACCCATGGTGGTT cagTTTGCTCGATCTGCTAGACCAAAACAAGATcctaaggaaggaaaaagaaagtgttaa